One genomic window of Luteitalea pratensis includes the following:
- a CDS encoding DUF4175 family protein, with protein sequence MSPVLDPVRQSLDGLARAWWRVRWTRVIARTAGAVAGVLVAWAVVDRLRPLGRWPLLLSGVAVAAIVAAAAWWVQKRAHAHPPVDRMARLVEEQCPELEATLRSALDPAVEFSPLGSIVQADAVDALARLDEARVVDPDDRRRALLWAGGALAGVLLAASLAAPTAVRAARTARFVVAPPALMLRVTPGDRRVVKGTPLAITAVIEGAPGDLDVAAPQLVVEGEGARAVGAFTRTPTGSYEVRIPSVDRSFAYRVRAGGLRSASYHVEALDRPRIEGIDLAYVYPSFSGLKPRTETDTGDIYAPAGTTVTVKVRSSKPLKAAELRATDGEGARALPLQVVGERQGEVAFTVARDGAYRIALTDTDAVGNGEDTEYFVRVMDDRPPDVRIIRPAGDRGATRLEEVTLEARAEDDYGVQSLELVYAVRGGPERVVPLGGNGQTTAVSGRHTVYLEDLDVKPGDFVSYYARARDIGRGKRSTESRSDIFFLEIKPTAQEFTAAQSSAMAGAGGGGEMDDLVAAQKDVVSATWKLERRSAGGRSASDIRAVGRAQAEVRDKLRQSAGGAGAAPAPRRRRGIEAADAEAPPVPLQAAGEAMDRAVTQLDKLDTRSAITHEMDALNQLLKAEAEIRRRQLARQQSGQGGGRGRSGNEDLSALFDQELMRQQTNYQQQNSVESRQESTKGASALDKIRELARRQDDLAREQQQLARERSQMSVEEAKRRLDRLTREQQRLQQEAQQLAQQMQNGQQPGQQSQQGQKGQQGEKGQQGQQAQEGQQGQQGQAGQSQGGQSQGGGQSQGGASAASRDRLREAAQQMGEASQLQQQSPDQAAQRGSRSAQTLRDAERALQAGTPGERQRAAGDVQLEARELAEAQRQLAAQAGELAQPQSGASANERRRQLAGEQGRIADRVASLERQVRELARGADPVRDPLGQAARELQRGKTTEQLQGAARQLREGGTPQGTDIAAQQRDAARVLDRVSSLAGQASGRGSGEAQALSERLSDTRDLRDRLKSLEDRIAALAQQAERDAHAPGSEGGQQGQASGKDGTRGQSSTAQRGQPGDQGASQAGSRGSSQGQGDGQGRGDTLEELRQLQQEYARELQDAARMVQGSNAGGADRGGRLATPESQEFSRSAPGTEAFKQDFARWDSLRKGIANAMDRYEATLAQRLAEREAAERVQAPLRDKVPDRYTESVVRYYQSLSRRPESR encoded by the coding sequence GTGAGTCCTGTACTGGATCCGGTCCGGCAGTCGCTCGATGGCCTGGCACGTGCCTGGTGGCGCGTCCGCTGGACGCGCGTGATTGCGCGCACCGCCGGCGCCGTCGCGGGTGTGCTGGTGGCGTGGGCCGTCGTCGATCGCCTGCGTCCGCTCGGGCGCTGGCCGCTCCTGCTCTCAGGCGTCGCCGTGGCCGCCATCGTCGCGGCAGCGGCGTGGTGGGTACAGAAACGGGCGCATGCGCACCCGCCCGTCGACCGCATGGCGCGCCTGGTCGAAGAGCAGTGTCCCGAGTTGGAGGCGACACTACGCAGTGCGCTCGATCCAGCGGTCGAGTTCAGTCCGCTCGGTTCGATCGTGCAGGCCGATGCGGTCGACGCCCTGGCGCGACTCGACGAGGCACGCGTGGTCGACCCCGATGACCGCCGCCGCGCCCTCTTGTGGGCGGGTGGTGCGTTGGCCGGCGTCCTGCTCGCCGCGAGCCTGGCGGCGCCGACGGCCGTACGTGCGGCCCGTACCGCGCGGTTCGTGGTGGCGCCGCCCGCGCTCATGCTGCGCGTGACGCCGGGCGATCGGCGTGTCGTCAAGGGCACGCCGCTGGCAATCACTGCCGTCATCGAGGGTGCTCCCGGCGATCTCGACGTGGCCGCCCCGCAACTCGTCGTCGAAGGTGAAGGCGCGCGTGCCGTCGGCGCCTTCACGCGGACACCAACTGGCAGCTATGAAGTCAGGATTCCGTCGGTCGATCGCAGCTTCGCGTACCGGGTTCGGGCGGGTGGGTTGCGATCGGCGTCGTATCACGTCGAGGCGCTCGACCGTCCCCGCATCGAGGGCATCGACCTCGCGTATGTCTATCCCTCGTTCTCGGGATTGAAGCCGCGCACCGAGACAGACACCGGCGACATCTACGCGCCGGCGGGCACTACGGTGACCGTCAAGGTGCGCTCGTCCAAGCCGCTCAAGGCGGCTGAACTGCGCGCGACCGACGGCGAGGGTGCGCGGGCGCTGCCGTTGCAGGTGGTGGGCGAGCGGCAAGGCGAAGTGGCGTTCACGGTGGCGCGCGACGGCGCGTACCGGATCGCCCTCACGGATACGGACGCCGTCGGCAATGGCGAGGACACCGAGTACTTCGTGCGGGTCATGGACGACCGGCCGCCCGACGTGCGCATCATCCGTCCGGCCGGCGATCGCGGCGCGACGCGGCTCGAGGAGGTCACACTCGAAGCGCGCGCCGAGGACGACTACGGCGTGCAGTCGCTCGAACTCGTCTATGCAGTGCGCGGCGGTCCCGAGCGAGTGGTGCCGCTCGGCGGCAACGGTCAGACGACGGCGGTGAGCGGGCGGCACACCGTGTATCTCGAGGACCTCGACGTCAAGCCAGGCGACTTCGTGAGCTACTACGCCAGGGCGCGCGACATCGGTCGCGGCAAGCGTTCGACCGAGTCACGCAGCGACATTTTCTTCCTCGAGATCAAGCCGACGGCGCAGGAGTTCACCGCCGCGCAGAGCAGTGCCATGGCGGGAGCTGGTGGCGGCGGCGAGATGGACGATCTCGTCGCGGCGCAGAAGGATGTCGTGTCGGCGACGTGGAAGCTGGAGCGGCGCTCCGCCGGTGGGCGATCCGCTTCGGACATCCGGGCGGTGGGCCGCGCCCAGGCGGAGGTACGCGACAAGTTGAGGCAGTCGGCGGGTGGCGCGGGGGCGGCGCCGGCTCCGCGACGAAGACGAGGCATCGAAGCCGCGGACGCGGAGGCACCACCGGTGCCGTTGCAGGCTGCGGGCGAGGCGATGGATCGCGCCGTGACACAACTCGACAAGCTGGACACGCGTAGCGCGATCACCCACGAGATGGATGCGCTCAACCAGCTCCTGAAGGCCGAGGCGGAGATTCGCCGCCGGCAGCTCGCGCGCCAGCAATCAGGACAGGGCGGCGGCCGCGGGCGCAGCGGCAACGAGGACCTCTCGGCGCTGTTCGACCAGGAGTTGATGCGGCAGCAGACCAACTACCAGCAGCAGAACAGCGTCGAGTCCCGGCAGGAGTCGACCAAGGGCGCATCGGCACTCGACAAGATCCGCGAGCTTGCGCGCCGTCAGGACGACCTCGCCCGCGAGCAGCAGCAGTTGGCCCGGGAGCGATCGCAGATGAGCGTGGAAGAGGCCAAGCGTCGTCTCGATCGGTTGACCCGTGAGCAGCAGCGCCTGCAGCAGGAGGCGCAGCAACTGGCGCAGCAGATGCAGAACGGCCAGCAGCCGGGCCAGCAGTCGCAGCAGGGCCAGAAGGGCCAGCAGGGGGAAAAGGGGCAGCAGGGCCAGCAGGCGCAGGAAGGCCAGCAGGGTCAGCAGGGTCAGGCGGGCCAGTCCCAGGGTGGGCAGTCGCAGGGTGGCGGACAGTCGCAGGGTGGTGCGTCGGCCGCCTCACGCGATCGCCTCCGGGAAGCGGCCCAGCAGATGGGCGAGGCTTCGCAACTCCAGCAGCAGTCGCCCGACCAGGCGGCGCAGCGCGGGTCGCGGTCGGCCCAGACGTTGCGTGACGCGGAGCGTGCGCTGCAGGCCGGCACTCCCGGCGAGCGGCAGCGCGCCGCCGGCGACGTTCAGCTCGAAGCGCGCGAACTCGCCGAGGCGCAGCGACAACTGGCGGCCCAGGCGGGGGAACTCGCGCAGCCGCAGAGTGGGGCGTCGGCCAACGAGCGTCGTCGCCAGCTTGCGGGAGAACAGGGACGCATCGCCGATCGCGTGGCGTCACTCGAGCGGCAGGTCCGAGAGCTCGCTCGCGGTGCCGATCCGGTGCGCGATCCGCTCGGCCAGGCCGCGCGCGAACTTCAGCGAGGCAAGACGACCGAGCAGCTGCAGGGGGCGGCGCGGCAGTTGCGCGAGGGCGGCACGCCGCAGGGCACCGACATCGCGGCGCAGCAGCGCGACGCGGCCCGCGTGCTCGATCGCGTGTCGTCGCTCGCCGGGCAGGCCAGCGGGCGTGGCAGCGGCGAGGCGCAGGCGCTCTCCGAGCGGCTCTCGGACACGCGCGACCTTCGCGATCGGTTGAAGTCACTCGAGGATCGCATCGCGGCGTTGGCGCAGCAGGCCGAGCGCGACGCCCATGCGCCCGGCAGCGAGGGTGGACAGCAGGGCCAGGCGAGTGGCAAGGACGGCACGCGTGGACAGTCCTCGACCGCACAGCGTGGACAGCCTGGCGATCAGGGTGCCTCGCAGGCAGGCAGTCGTGGTTCCAGCCAGGGTCAGGGTGACGGACAGGGACGCGGCGACACGCTGGAGGAACTGCGGCAGCTGCAACAGGAATACGCGCGCGAACTCCAGGACGCGGCCCGCATGGTGCAGGGCAGCAACGCGGGCGGTGCCGATCGCGGCGGCCGGCTGGCGACGCCGGAAAGCCAGGAGTTCAGCCGATCGGCCCCCGGCACGGAGGCCTTCAAGCAGGACTTCGCCCGGTGGGACTCGCTGCGCAAGGGTATCGCCAATGCCATGGATCGCTACGAGGCGACCCTCGCGCAGCGCCTGGCCGAGCGTGAGGCCGCCGAGCGCGTGCAGGCGCCGCTGCGCGACAAGGTACCGGACCGCTACACCGAGTCCGTCGTCCGCTACTACCAGTCGCTGAGCCGACGGCCGGAGTCTCGCTGA
- a CDS encoding sulfatase, with the protein MTARVSWLRRAACAVIALIAVSAGRARAQERPNILWLSSEDNGPQLGAYGDRNSTVPALDALAARGIRFTRVWAAAPVCAPSRTAIITGVLQQSTGGMHMRSEVPLGAPVRMFPALLREAGYYTTNNVKEDYNHPTPAGVWDESSRTAHWRTRRPGQPFFAVFNSVTTHESQIRVRPHTPVHDPASVRVPPYHPDTPEVRRDWAQYYDKLSEMDAEVAARLQELEQDGLAASTIVVYWGDHGVGLPRGKRWLYPAGLDVPLIVYVPERFRVLAPEGYGPGVASDRLVSLLDLAPTMLSVAGIRPPEWMQGRAFMGPHAGPPRDWLAAGRDRMDERVDMSRAIRDGRHLYIRNFHPERAQGEYLAYMFEMPTTQVWKALHDAGRLDAVQEAFWQEKSPEELYDLATDPDAVRNLAGDPAHALTLARCRAALRAHLLGTRDLGLLPETDMHRRRGERTPYELAMDTAALPLERILDTADMATRRRSGDAARLQAGLADADPAVRYWSALGLRLIGAGAVRVAAAPLQALLADRDPGPRVAAADALARYGDPVQRRDSLATLLATADYRRDGNHAAMLALDVIVALGPLADPIRAEAAVVAEPGKDVPLREQEYVGRLKKAVAKK; encoded by the coding sequence ATGACAGCGAGGGTCTCCTGGCTCCGCCGCGCTGCATGCGCGGTGATTGCGCTGATCGCCGTGTCCGCTGGGCGCGCTCGCGCGCAGGAGCGGCCGAACATCCTGTGGCTCTCGAGCGAGGACAACGGCCCCCAACTCGGCGCGTACGGCGATCGCAACAGCACCGTGCCGGCGCTGGACGCGCTGGCCGCCCGCGGCATCCGCTTCACGCGTGTGTGGGCCGCGGCGCCGGTATGCGCGCCTTCCCGGACCGCGATCATCACCGGCGTCCTGCAGCAGTCCACTGGCGGCATGCACATGCGGAGCGAAGTGCCGCTCGGCGCACCTGTGCGGATGTTCCCGGCCCTGCTGCGCGAGGCCGGCTACTACACGACCAACAACGTGAAGGAGGACTACAACCACCCGACGCCCGCCGGAGTCTGGGACGAGTCGTCCCGCACCGCGCACTGGCGCACGCGGCGCCCCGGGCAGCCGTTCTTCGCCGTGTTCAACAGCGTGACGACCCACGAGAGCCAGATCAGGGTGCGCCCGCACACGCCGGTGCACGATCCGGCGTCGGTGCGCGTGCCGCCGTACCACCCGGACACACCCGAGGTACGAAGGGACTGGGCCCAGTACTACGACAAGCTCTCGGAAATGGACGCGGAAGTCGCGGCTCGCCTGCAGGAACTGGAGCAGGACGGACTTGCCGCGTCGACGATCGTCGTGTACTGGGGTGATCACGGCGTCGGGTTGCCGCGTGGCAAGCGATGGCTCTATCCCGCGGGCCTCGACGTGCCGCTCATCGTCTACGTGCCGGAGCGCTTCCGGGTGCTCGCACCGGAGGGATACGGGCCGGGCGTGGCCAGCGATCGCCTCGTGAGCCTGCTCGACCTCGCACCGACGATGCTGAGCGTCGCGGGCATCCGCCCGCCGGAGTGGATGCAGGGTCGCGCGTTCATGGGGCCTCACGCCGGCCCGCCGCGCGACTGGCTCGCTGCCGGCCGCGACCGCATGGACGAACGCGTGGACATGTCGCGCGCGATCCGTGACGGTCGCCATCTCTACATCCGCAACTTCCACCCGGAACGGGCGCAGGGTGAGTACCTCGCGTACATGTTCGAGATGCCGACCACGCAGGTGTGGAAGGCCCTGCACGATGCCGGGCGCCTCGATGCCGTACAGGAGGCCTTCTGGCAAGAGAAGTCGCCCGAGGAGTTGTACGACCTCGCCACCGATCCGGATGCGGTGCGTAACCTGGCTGGGGATCCGGCTCACGCGTTGACGCTGGCGCGCTGCCGCGCCGCCCTGCGCGCCCATCTCCTGGGTACGCGCGACCTGGGCCTCCTGCCTGAGACCGACATGCACCGCCGGCGCGGTGAGCGAACTCCGTATGAACTCGCGATGGATACGGCGGCCCTTCCGCTCGAGCGGATTCTCGACACTGCGGACATGGCGACTCGTCGCCGGTCCGGGGACGCCGCCCGCCTGCAGGCGGGCCTGGCCGACGCCGATCCGGCCGTCCGCTATTGGAGCGCGCTCGGGTTGCGCCTGATCGGTGCCGGCGCGGTGCGCGTGGCGGCGGCACCGCTACAGGCGCTGCTGGCCGACCGCGACCCAGGGCCGAGGGTGGCGGCGGCCGATGCGTTGGCTCGGTACGGTGACCCCGTGCAGCGTCGCGACTCGCTGGCGACGTTGCTCGCCACGGCGGACTACCGGCGCGACGGCAACCACGCGGCGATGCTCGCCCTTGACGTCATCGTTGCGCTCGGGCCACTCGCCGACCCGATACGCGCAGAGGCGGCCGTCGTGGCCGAGCCGGGCAAGGATGTGCCGCTCCGGGAACAGGAGTATGTCGGTCGGCTGAAAAAGGCGGTCGCGAAGAAGTAG
- a CDS encoding rhomboid family intramembrane serine protease: MIPIRDVIPSRTTPYVTIGLIVLNVLVFLQMPASDSASFDQFILTWGVTPASFQWSSVATAMFVHAGFGHLFSNMLFLWIFGDNVEDRLGHGRYVLFYALCGLAAALLQLFFEAGSRVPMVGASGAIAGVLGAYLVLFPQSRVLTLVFVVFVEVPAVLLLGLWFATQLLSGLGTLAVVRPEDMGGVAFWAHAGGFAAGAVLVLLFRRPERMRVEWWDQANVR; the protein is encoded by the coding sequence GTGATTCCGATCCGCGACGTGATTCCGTCCCGGACCACGCCGTACGTCACGATCGGTCTGATTGTGCTGAACGTGCTGGTGTTCCTGCAGATGCCGGCCAGCGACAGCGCGTCGTTCGACCAGTTCATCCTCACCTGGGGTGTCACGCCGGCCTCCTTCCAATGGTCGTCGGTCGCGACCGCCATGTTCGTGCACGCCGGCTTCGGCCATCTTTTCAGCAACATGCTGTTCCTGTGGATTTTCGGCGACAACGTCGAGGATCGGCTGGGCCACGGCCGCTACGTGCTGTTCTACGCGCTGTGCGGCCTGGCGGCTGCCCTGCTGCAGTTGTTCTTCGAGGCCGGCTCACGCGTGCCGATGGTCGGCGCCAGCGGCGCCATCGCCGGCGTCCTCGGCGCCTACCTGGTGCTGTTCCCGCAGTCGCGCGTGCTGACGCTCGTCTTCGTCGTGTTCGTTGAAGTCCCGGCCGTCCTGCTGCTGGGCCTCTGGTTCGCGACGCAGTTGCTCAGCGGCCTGGGCACGCTCGCCGTCGTGCGGCCCGAAGACATGGGCGGTGTGGCGTTCTGGGCGCACGCCGGCGGCTTCGCCGCGGGTGCGGTGCTGGTCCTGCTCTTCCGCCGCCCCGAACGCATGCGCGTCGAGTGGTGGGACCAGGCCAACGTCAGGTAA
- a CDS encoding zinc-ribbon domain-containing protein produces MICSNCGTEIADKALICYRCGQATFEARRAPAPPPAKGRQIILVVAMIILILSAFFLGQVQTNTVPEWVRYTVMTLAIVVLAWRLLQRRRGRGRIRQ; encoded by the coding sequence ATGATCTGCTCCAACTGTGGGACCGAGATCGCCGACAAGGCGCTCATCTGCTATCGCTGCGGCCAGGCGACCTTCGAGGCCAGGCGCGCCCCCGCGCCGCCGCCCGCGAAGGGCCGGCAGATCATCCTCGTCGTCGCGATGATCATCCTGATCCTGTCGGCATTCTTCCTCGGCCAGGTCCAGACCAACACCGTCCCGGAATGGGTGCGCTACACCGTGATGACGCTGGCCATCGTCGTCCTCGCGTGGCGCCTCCTGCAGCGGCGTCGTGGCCGCGGGCGCATCCGACAGTGA